A region of Candidatus Bathyarchaeia archaeon DNA encodes the following proteins:
- a CDS encoding metallophosphoesterase, producing the protein MTSKPVRIFFAADVHGSESVWRKWLSVPTFYQADIIIMAGDLTGKTVIPIIKNNGSYVTKAFGQEFKANNEKELETIKEKLLLGGSYPYVCTRKEVEEMKKSQDKVDDVFKQIVVENIKRWLTLVEEKVPRNVKVVVMPGNDDFFEIDEPIKNNRRVIYPLGKAVNLCFDYEMISLDYTNPTPWNSPRECSEETLMEKLKDTAKLVKVEWNKVICNFHCPPYATKLDQAPKLDKNLRPVFKLGSPEMVSVGSKSILRFIEEKQPLLGLHGHIHESAGSQQIGKTLILNPGSEYGEGILKGMMLELDESRIKNWWAVSG; encoded by the coding sequence ATGACAAGCAAGCCTGTTAGAATATTCTTCGCCGCAGACGTGCATGGAAGTGAGAGCGTCTGGAGAAAATGGCTTTCAGTCCCCACATTCTACCAGGCGGACATCATCATAATGGCCGGAGACCTGACGGGAAAGACGGTTATCCCGATCATTAAAAATAACGGATCATACGTCACTAAGGCGTTTGGCCAAGAATTCAAGGCGAACAACGAGAAAGAGCTTGAAACGATTAAGGAGAAGCTTCTCCTCGGCGGATCCTACCCTTATGTATGCACCAGGAAGGAAGTTGAAGAAATGAAGAAGAGCCAAGACAAGGTCGACGATGTCTTCAAACAAATCGTCGTAGAAAACATTAAACGATGGCTTACCCTCGTCGAAGAAAAGGTTCCTCGAAACGTCAAAGTGGTAGTGATGCCGGGCAACGACGACTTCTTCGAAATCGACGAGCCGATCAAAAATAATAGAAGAGTCATCTACCCACTGGGAAAAGCCGTTAACCTATGCTTCGACTACGAGATGATCAGCCTCGACTACACTAATCCCACACCGTGGAACTCACCGAGGGAATGCTCCGAAGAAACGCTCATGGAAAAACTGAAGGACACCGCCAAGCTCGTTAAAGTCGAATGGAACAAGGTAATATGCAACTTCCACTGCCCACCATACGCGACGAAACTAGACCAAGCGCCGAAGCTGGATAAAAACCTACGGCCAGTGTTCAAACTCGGAAGCCCTGAAATGGTCAGCGTTGGAAGCAAATCGATCCTACGCTTCATCGAGGAAAAACAGCCACTTCTCGGATTGCACGGCCACATACATGAATCAGCCGGATCTCAACAAATCGGGAAAACCCTCATCCTTAACCCAGGCTCAGAGTACGGTGAAGGGATATTGAAAGGGATGATGCTTGAGCTTGACGAGTCTAGAATAAAGAATTGGTGGGCGGTTTCAGGTTAA